A genome region from Hymenobacter tibetensis includes the following:
- a CDS encoding Gfo/Idh/MocA family protein, translating into MFKIQDTPIPYLPVLPQQPLPIVIVGAGGIVGDAHLPAYRKAGFEVVGITNRTRARAEKLAAAWGIPHVYDSVAEAVAHAPANAVYDITIMPEQFVETLNQLPDGCGVLIQKPMGDYFWQSQEILEVCRRKNLMAAINCQLRFAPYVSAAREMIGQGLIGELYDMEVRVTLETPWELFPHVMVHPRLEIQYHSIHYIDLIRSFLGDPKSVLAKTLKHPAKALSSSRSTILFDYGDTMHAVINTNHDHSFGPENQESFIKWEGTKGAIKARMGLLMNYPHGVPDKFEYCLLRDGEQPTWHTADLEGSWFPDAFMGTMGTLMQYKNGEIDTLPTSVEDVIKTMAVVEAAYTSSDTGGVQVGSTRENVTL; encoded by the coding sequence ATGTTTAAGATACAGGACACGCCGATTCCCTACCTGCCGGTGCTGCCCCAGCAGCCGTTGCCCATCGTCATCGTGGGCGCGGGCGGCATTGTGGGCGATGCGCACTTGCCGGCCTACCGCAAGGCGGGTTTCGAGGTGGTGGGCATCACCAACCGTACTCGCGCCCGCGCCGAGAAGCTGGCCGCGGCCTGGGGCATTCCGCACGTCTACGACTCGGTGGCCGAGGCCGTGGCCCACGCGCCTGCCAACGCCGTCTACGACATCACCATCATGCCCGAGCAGTTTGTGGAAACGCTCAACCAGTTGCCTGATGGCTGCGGGGTGCTGATTCAGAAGCCGATGGGTGACTATTTCTGGCAGAGCCAGGAGATACTGGAGGTGTGCCGCCGCAAAAACCTGATGGCCGCCATCAATTGCCAGCTGCGGTTTGCGCCCTACGTAAGTGCCGCCCGCGAAATGATTGGGCAGGGCCTCATTGGCGAGCTGTACGACATGGAAGTGCGCGTGACGCTGGAAACGCCGTGGGAGCTGTTTCCGCACGTGATGGTGCACCCGCGCCTGGAAATCCAGTACCACAGCATCCACTACATCGACCTGATTCGCAGCTTCCTCGGCGACCCAAAAAGCGTACTGGCCAAAACCCTGAAGCACCCGGCCAAGGCGCTGTCGTCGTCGCGCTCCACCATCCTCTTCGACTACGGCGACACGATGCACGCCGTCATCAACACCAACCACGACCACTCCTTCGGCCCCGAAAACCAGGAGAGCTTCATCAAGTGGGAAGGCACGAAAGGCGCCATCAAAGCCCGCATGGGCCTCCTGATGAACTACCCCCACGGCGTCCCTGATAAGTTTGAATACTGCCTGCTACGCGACGGGGAACAACCCACCTGGCACACCGCGGACCTGGAAGGCTCCTGGTTTCCAGACGCTTTCATGGGCACGATGGGTACCCTGATGCAGTACAAAAACGGCGAAATCGACACCCTGCCTACCAGCGTGGAAGACGTGATAAAAACCATGGCCGTAGTGGAAGCCGCCTACACCTCCAGCGACACCGGTGGGGTACAGGTTGGTAGCACACGCGAGAATGTAACGCTCTAA
- the fucP gene encoding L-fucose:H+ symporter permease, with amino-acid sequence MALPTTAAPVAVATDQNRNYLFPFILVVGVFFLWGMAHSLDSILIPHLQKACQLNNRQSTLVDTAVFLAYFLMAIPAGILLKRLGYKATIILGLLAFAGGAFLFVPAADARSYGLFLTALFIIGCGLTTLETAANPYAAVLGPPESSTSRLNLAASFNGLAVFVAPLIGTRMILSGKEYSKEQLAAMTDAVRTAYLNHEAAAVKLPYMILGGVLVAVAVLFFFSKLPEVKAVEAEPSEGGGFFAVLKHRHLTWAVVAQFFYVGAQVCVTSFFIRMAKQGAGVDEITAGNYLALYGLLFMVGRFIGTALLKYIASQRLLSIYAIIAMALCAVAVFGDGAYVIYALGGLGFFMSIMFPTIFALGIAGLGDDTKPGSSWLVMSIVGGAIMPYLMGSLIDLRGDNIQVGYLIPLVCYLVVLLFGLYGYRIKGKLV; translated from the coding sequence ATGGCCCTACCCACCACTGCTGCCCCCGTTGCCGTCGCCACCGACCAGAACCGGAATTACCTGTTTCCGTTCATATTGGTGGTGGGCGTGTTCTTTCTGTGGGGCATGGCGCATAGCCTGGATTCCATCCTGATTCCGCACCTCCAGAAAGCCTGCCAGCTCAACAACCGTCAATCAACGCTGGTAGATACGGCCGTGTTTCTGGCCTATTTCCTGATGGCCATTCCGGCCGGAATCTTGCTGAAGCGGCTGGGCTACAAGGCAACCATCATTCTGGGCTTGCTGGCCTTTGCGGGCGGGGCCTTCCTGTTCGTGCCCGCCGCCGATGCTCGTTCCTACGGTTTGTTCCTGACCGCGTTGTTCATCATCGGCTGCGGCCTGACTACACTGGAAACGGCTGCCAACCCCTACGCCGCCGTCCTCGGCCCGCCCGAATCCTCAACGAGCCGGCTGAACCTGGCCGCTTCGTTCAACGGGCTGGCCGTATTCGTGGCGCCACTTATTGGCACTCGGATGATTTTATCGGGCAAGGAGTACAGCAAGGAGCAGCTGGCCGCCATGACCGACGCGGTGCGCACGGCCTACCTCAACCACGAAGCCGCTGCCGTAAAGCTGCCGTACATGATACTGGGCGGGGTACTGGTGGCCGTGGCGGTGCTGTTCTTTTTCAGCAAGCTGCCCGAAGTGAAGGCCGTCGAAGCCGAACCCTCGGAGGGCGGCGGCTTCTTTGCCGTACTAAAGCACCGGCACCTGACCTGGGCCGTGGTAGCTCAGTTTTTCTATGTGGGGGCGCAGGTGTGCGTGACCAGCTTTTTTATCCGGATGGCCAAGCAGGGCGCGGGCGTCGATGAAATAACGGCTGGCAATTATCTGGCCTTGTACGGACTGCTGTTCATGGTGGGGCGCTTTATTGGCACGGCCTTGCTGAAGTACATTGCCTCCCAGCGGCTCCTGTCGATTTACGCCATCATTGCTATGGCTTTGTGCGCGGTGGCGGTGTTCGGCGACGGTGCCTACGTCATCTACGCGCTGGGCGGGCTTGGCTTCTTCATGAGCATCATGTTCCCCACCATCTTCGCCCTGGGCATTGCCGGCCTCGGCGACGACACCAAACCCGGCTCGTCGTGGCTGGTGATGTCGATTGTAGGCGGCGCCATCATGCCCTACCTGATGGGTTCCCTCATCGACCTGCGCGGCGACAATATCCAGGTTGGCTACCTCATCCCGCTGGTCTGCTACTTGGTCGTGCTGCTGTTTGGGCTGTACGGCTACCGGATAAAAGGAAAGTTGGTGTAG
- a CDS encoding MaoC/PaaZ C-terminal domain-containing protein → MYFKSTFFEDYTLGEKRVTLGRTITETDFVVHAGHTGDFFPHHLDAEWCKTQPFGQRIAHGTMIFSIGIGLTASEINPEAFSKGYDRLRFVKPVFIGNTIHSEVTISNKEEGKKPGYGTVTEHVEVINEHGEVVLACDHLLVVKLRA, encoded by the coding sequence ATGTACTTCAAATCCACCTTCTTCGAAGACTACACCCTTGGCGAGAAGCGCGTGACCCTTGGCCGCACCATCACTGAGACGGACTTCGTGGTACACGCCGGGCACACCGGCGACTTTTTCCCTCACCACTTGGATGCCGAGTGGTGCAAAACCCAGCCCTTCGGCCAGCGCATTGCGCACGGCACCATGATTTTCAGCATCGGTATCGGCCTCACGGCTTCCGAAATCAACCCCGAGGCGTTTTCCAAGGGCTACGACCGGCTGCGGTTCGTGAAGCCCGTGTTCATCGGCAACACCATCCATTCGGAAGTCACGATTTCCAACAAAGAGGAAGGCAAGAAGCCCGGCTATGGCACCGTGACCGAACACGTGGAAGTCATCAACGAGCACGGCGAAGTGGTGCTGGCCTGCGACCATCTGCTGGTGGTGAAGCTGCGAGCTTAG
- a CDS encoding ABC transporter substrate-binding protein, translating into MASDTSTFRIAVRKFGPFESALAKLWTSYCRYSGCQLAVEMVPMDLHELHHSLLTDKGLLRGNWDVAHINTDWLLEAHSSGALENLTPYINENPPADFPHGWSASLRTMQQYGDAVVGLPFHDGPECLIYRKDLFDSPHEQAAFQQQHGRPLQVPETWEELQTVAQFFHRPADNLYGLVAACYPDGHNTVFDFCLHLWTRGGQLVDEAGRVTINSQAALDGLTYYRALLNDTTAVHPESGSYESVAAGQAFARGEAAMTINWFGFAAVCEVDETSAVKGKVDITSIPRGAGGQSTSLNVYWLYAIGAGSRHKDVAYDFIRFAVSAPNDKLLTLEGGIGCRISTWHDAEINALVPYYHKLEMLHQQANSLPQRANWAAIAAIIDEVVLQAINSNTPVAELLAEGQRQLNLLDHV; encoded by the coding sequence ATGGCGTCTGATACGTCCACTTTCCGCATTGCGGTCCGCAAGTTCGGCCCCTTCGAAAGTGCCCTGGCGAAGCTATGGACCAGCTACTGCCGGTACTCCGGCTGCCAACTAGCCGTGGAAATGGTGCCGATGGATTTGCACGAACTGCACCACAGCTTACTGACCGACAAGGGGTTGCTACGCGGCAACTGGGACGTGGCCCACATCAACACCGACTGGCTGCTGGAAGCACACAGCAGCGGCGCGCTCGAAAACTTGACCCCGTACATCAACGAAAATCCGCCGGCTGATTTCCCGCACGGCTGGAGCGCCTCGCTGCGCACCATGCAGCAGTACGGCGACGCGGTGGTGGGGCTGCCGTTTCATGACGGCCCCGAGTGCCTGATTTACCGCAAAGACCTCTTCGACAGCCCACACGAGCAAGCCGCCTTCCAGCAGCAACACGGCCGCCCGTTGCAGGTGCCCGAAACGTGGGAAGAGTTGCAGACCGTTGCACAGTTCTTCCACCGGCCCGCTGACAACCTATACGGCCTCGTGGCGGCCTGCTACCCCGATGGGCACAACACGGTGTTCGACTTCTGTTTGCACCTCTGGACCCGCGGCGGCCAACTTGTGGATGAAGCGGGCCGCGTGACCATCAACTCCCAAGCAGCCCTCGACGGCCTGACCTACTACCGCGCACTGCTCAACGATACCACGGCCGTACACCCCGAGTCGGGGAGCTACGAATCGGTGGCGGCGGGGCAGGCGTTTGCGCGGGGCGAGGCGGCCATGACTATCAACTGGTTTGGCTTTGCCGCGGTGTGTGAGGTGGACGAAACTTCCGCCGTCAAAGGCAAGGTGGATATCACCAGCATTCCGCGGGGCGCGGGCGGGCAGTCCACTTCCCTGAATGTGTACTGGCTGTACGCCATTGGCGCAGGCAGCCGCCACAAAGACGTTGCCTACGATTTTATCCGCTTCGCCGTCAGCGCGCCCAACGACAAGCTCCTGACACTGGAAGGCGGTATCGGCTGCCGCATTTCCACGTGGCACGATGCGGAAATCAATGCCTTGGTGCCTTACTACCACAAGCTGGAAATGCTGCATCAACAAGCTAACAGCTTGCCGCAGAGAGCGAATTGGGCCGCCATTGCCGCCATTATTGATGAGGTGGTATTGCAGGCTATCAATTCCAACACGCCCGTGGCGGAGCTGCTTGCCGAGGGCCAACGCCAACTCAACCTACTCGACCATGTTTAA
- a CDS encoding ABC transporter substrate-binding protein, whose translation MSTEPIHLKGITWNHSRGYVPMTATAQRFSELNPHVTISWEKRSLQQFADESIQQLAERFDLLVIDHPWAGFAARTGSILPLDEHLPADFLADQQANTVGHSFESYSFSGHQWALPIDAATPVAASRPDLLAQHGLALPETFDDLLALADRGLVAFSLIPIDTLMSFYMFCCSLGEDPCQRENEVVSEAVGVQALQLFRQLASKVDPACFHRNPIQVYEAMTQTDTLAYCPFAYGYSNYARRGYARRLLHFHDMVALTPGGTRLRSTLGGTGLAISAKCAQVETAVRYAEFVASPACQQTLYFDNGGQPGHLAAWQDEHVNQQSSNYFAATLPALQRAFLRPRYHGHMFFQDHAGEPVRQYLMNGGDEKALLQELNELYVRSRAMV comes from the coding sequence ATGTCAACCGAACCCATTCACTTAAAAGGAATTACCTGGAACCACAGCCGGGGCTACGTGCCGATGACAGCCACTGCGCAACGCTTTTCGGAGCTGAACCCGCACGTGACCATCAGCTGGGAGAAACGCTCGTTGCAGCAGTTTGCCGACGAGTCGATTCAGCAGCTGGCGGAACGGTTCGACTTGCTGGTGATTGACCATCCGTGGGCTGGTTTCGCGGCCCGTACTGGCTCCATTTTGCCGCTGGACGAGCATTTACCGGCCGATTTCCTGGCCGACCAGCAGGCCAATACCGTGGGACATTCCTTCGAGAGCTACAGCTTCAGCGGCCACCAGTGGGCCCTACCCATTGATGCGGCCACACCCGTAGCCGCCAGCCGCCCCGACCTGCTGGCGCAACACGGCCTGGCACTCCCCGAAACCTTCGACGACCTGTTGGCGCTGGCCGACCGGGGTTTGGTGGCCTTCTCGCTCATCCCCATCGACACGCTGATGAGCTTCTACATGTTCTGCTGCTCGCTGGGCGAAGACCCGTGCCAGCGCGAAAACGAGGTAGTGAGCGAAGCCGTAGGCGTGCAGGCGCTGCAACTGTTCCGCCAGCTCGCCAGCAAAGTGGACCCGGCCTGCTTCCACCGCAACCCTATTCAGGTGTATGAGGCCATGACCCAAACCGACACGCTGGCCTACTGCCCCTTTGCATACGGCTACTCCAACTACGCCCGCCGCGGCTACGCCCGCCGCCTGCTGCACTTCCACGACATGGTGGCCCTCACGCCCGGCGGCACGCGCCTGCGCAGCACGCTTGGCGGCACCGGCTTAGCTATTTCTGCTAAGTGCGCCCAGGTGGAAACCGCCGTGCGCTACGCCGAATTCGTGGCCTCGCCCGCCTGCCAGCAGACCCTGTATTTCGACAACGGCGGCCAGCCCGGCCACCTCGCCGCCTGGCAGGACGAGCACGTCAATCAGCAGAGCAGCAACTACTTTGCGGCTACCCTTCCCGCCTTGCAGCGTGCTTTCTTGCGCCCCCGCTACCACGGCCACATGTTTTTCCAGGACCACGCCGGTGAGCCAGTACGCCAGTACCTGATGAATGGCGGTGATGAAAAAGCTTTATTGCAGGAGCTGAACGAGCTGTATGTGAGGTCCAGAGCAATGGTATAA
- a CDS encoding CaiB/BaiF CoA transferase family protein → MPLPLEGLLVIEFCQFLAGPSAGLRLADLGARVIKIERPGSGEAGRQIAIKNLFIDGSSLVFHTINRNKESYAADLKNPDDLACVKQLLAQADIMTHNFRPGIMEKIGLDYDAVRALNPRIIYGVVTGYGPTGPWAAKPGQDLLIQSLSGLTYLSGTRDAGPTPFGIAVADIICGSHFTQGILAALLKRNETKQSVLVEVSLLESVLDMQFELLTTHFNDGGQLPQRSTARGTAHAYLSAPYGVYQTQDSYLALAMGNLDKLDATLHCGILTDYPTASSWFEGRDDIAERLATALREKPTATWLTELEPQGIWCAEVLNYQQAATSPGYQALGMQQLVELPTGQQLPTTRCPIRIDGEKLYSTKAAPRPGQHTETIQQEFQLDSQVLASASTFLPESAPNVPSQYKPLEGYLVVDFSQFLSGPSAALRLADLGARVIKIERPETGDICRHLYTSNVIMNGESSVFHAINRNKESFTADLKNELDREQVRELVRQANVVMHNYRPGVMERLGFDYASVKALNPNVVYGEISGYGSEGPWRDKPGQDLLLQSVSGLTWLSGNADSGPVPMGLSIVDMLAGAHLAQGLLACLVRRSSSGEGGLVQVSMLESAFDFQFEIITTFFNDGGQLPQRTQHNNAHAYLGAPYGIYQTQNGYLALAMGSIPVLSKLLGCDALLAYPEPAQAFAQRDEIKATLAQHLQTDTTEAWLAILEPADIWCANVLSWDKLMAHEGFKALDMVQDVRMVDGYQYQTTRCPIRLDGQLLTSSKGSPKLGQDNEAILQEIANLTAFRYGV, encoded by the coding sequence ATGCCCCTCCCCTTAGAAGGTCTTTTAGTAATCGAGTTTTGTCAGTTTTTGGCTGGGCCGTCGGCGGGCTTGCGGCTGGCCGATTTGGGGGCGCGCGTCATCAAGATTGAGCGACCGGGCTCGGGTGAAGCGGGCCGGCAGATTGCCATCAAGAACCTGTTCATCGACGGCAGCAGCCTGGTGTTCCACACCATCAACCGCAACAAGGAATCTTACGCCGCCGACCTCAAAAACCCGGATGACCTGGCTTGCGTGAAGCAACTCCTAGCCCAGGCCGACATCATGACCCACAACTTCCGGCCGGGCATCATGGAGAAAATCGGGTTGGACTACGACGCGGTGCGCGCCCTGAACCCACGCATCATATACGGCGTGGTGACCGGCTACGGCCCCACCGGCCCCTGGGCCGCCAAGCCGGGCCAAGACCTGCTCATCCAGTCTCTCTCGGGCTTGACCTACCTCTCCGGAACCCGCGACGCTGGCCCCACGCCCTTCGGCATTGCCGTAGCCGACATCATCTGCGGCTCCCATTTCACGCAGGGCATTCTGGCGGCGCTGCTCAAGCGCAACGAAACCAAGCAGAGCGTGCTGGTAGAAGTCAGCTTGCTGGAATCGGTGCTCGATATGCAGTTCGAGCTGCTCACCACTCACTTCAACGACGGCGGCCAACTGCCCCAACGCAGCACCGCTCGCGGCACTGCCCACGCCTACCTAAGCGCCCCCTACGGCGTCTACCAAACTCAGGACAGCTACTTGGCGCTGGCCATGGGCAACCTCGACAAGCTCGACGCCACCCTGCATTGTGGTATCCTGACCGACTACCCTACCGCTAGCTCCTGGTTTGAAGGCCGCGACGATATTGCCGAACGCCTCGCCACCGCCTTGCGCGAGAAGCCCACGGCAACTTGGCTGACGGAATTGGAACCACAGGGCATTTGGTGCGCCGAAGTGCTCAACTACCAGCAGGCCGCTACCAGCCCCGGCTACCAGGCCCTCGGCATGCAGCAACTCGTGGAGCTACCCACCGGCCAGCAGCTACCCACCACCCGCTGCCCCATCCGCATCGATGGTGAGAAGCTGTACTCTACCAAAGCCGCCCCACGCCCCGGCCAGCACACCGAGACTATCCAGCAGGAGTTCCAATTGGATTCGCAGGTATTAGCGTCTGCTTCTACTTTTCTCCCCGAGTCTGCTCCCAATGTTCCAAGTCAGTATAAGCCCTTGGAAGGCTACTTGGTCGTTGATTTCAGCCAGTTCCTCTCCGGTCCTTCCGCCGCTTTACGGCTGGCCGACTTAGGGGCGCGGGTTATCAAGATTGAGCGGCCCGAAACCGGCGACATCTGCCGGCACCTGTACACCTCGAACGTCATTATGAACGGGGAATCGTCGGTGTTCCATGCCATCAACCGCAACAAGGAAAGCTTCACCGCCGACCTCAAAAACGAGCTAGACCGGGAGCAGGTGCGCGAGTTGGTACGGCAGGCCAACGTGGTGATGCACAACTACCGCCCCGGCGTGATGGAGCGCCTTGGCTTCGACTACGCCAGCGTGAAAGCCCTGAACCCCAACGTGGTATACGGCGAAATATCCGGCTACGGCTCCGAAGGCCCCTGGCGCGACAAGCCCGGCCAGGACCTGCTGCTGCAATCCGTTTCGGGCCTGACGTGGCTGAGCGGCAATGCCGACAGCGGCCCGGTCCCGATGGGCTTATCCATTGTGGACATGCTAGCCGGCGCACATCTGGCGCAGGGTCTGTTGGCCTGTTTGGTACGGCGCAGTAGCAGCGGTGAAGGCGGGCTGGTGCAGGTGAGCATGCTGGAATCGGCGTTTGATTTCCAGTTCGAAATCATCACCACCTTCTTCAACGACGGCGGCCAACTGCCCCAGCGCACCCAGCACAACAACGCCCACGCTTACCTCGGCGCGCCCTACGGCATCTACCAGACCCAAAACGGCTACCTGGCATTGGCTATGGGCTCGATTCCGGTGCTGAGCAAGCTGCTGGGGTGTGATGCCCTACTGGCCTACCCCGAGCCGGCACAGGCCTTCGCCCAGCGCGACGAAATCAAGGCCACGCTGGCGCAACACCTGCAAACCGACACCACCGAAGCCTGGCTAGCCATCCTGGAACCCGCCGACATCTGGTGCGCCAACGTGCTGAGCTGGGACAAGTTGATGGCCCACGAAGGCTTCAAAGCCCTCGACATGGTGCAGGACGTGCGCATGGTGGACGGCTACCAGTACCAGACCACCCGCTGCCCCATCCGCCTCGATGGCCAGCTGCTGACCTCTTCGAAAGGCTCACCCAAACTAGGGCAAGACAATGAAGCCATCCTTCAGGAAATAGCCAACCTAACTGCATTCCGCTATGGCGTCTGA